One window from the genome of Halobellus ruber encodes:
- a CDS encoding LVIVD repeat-containing protein, translating to MRRRAFLRGVGAAAGTATAAALGGRASTRRVAAHPGPYEPYGSIDVAGAKEAVVGPDGDVAYLATTTGYATVDVSVPDRPELLADVRDPLADRDGGPLRVIFDAKLDVADPTTLVVAGPANPRRGAISGILVVDVSDPARPVEVAFHATDFPVHNCFVRDGLAYLTGNDGGRNPIVILDVETGAEVGRWSVADVADAWAAVPSGLRSVHDVYVADDTAFVALWDAGTWLLDVSDPAEPTLRGRVDVPDPEPLAELPESAVRRRATLPPGNHHYVATDESGTLLGVGRESWGRRVADDATETPAANVAANDSGASGPAAPLSAAPDAEFVGGPSGIDLWDVSDPAAPVPLSTVPAPATPDPTYGGVWTTAHNFELSGGVLYSSWYRGGVKRHDVSDPAAPTEASWWRDPDAASFWTARLAAPGEREGFFVASSMGVGDGPAGLYAFPDHAGEQADPSGVLPSGTATPRPRYGTGTAGGSDATTRPGADGGISAPGFGVAAGAGGVALAAWRLLRRAEE from the coding sequence ATGCGGCGACGCGCGTTCCTCCGAGGCGTCGGCGCCGCCGCGGGCACGGCCACGGCCGCCGCTCTCGGCGGCCGGGCGTCGACCCGCCGCGTTGCGGCCCACCCCGGCCCCTACGAACCGTACGGGTCCATCGACGTCGCGGGCGCGAAGGAGGCGGTCGTCGGCCCCGACGGCGACGTGGCGTACCTCGCGACAACCACCGGGTACGCGACCGTCGACGTGTCGGTGCCCGACCGGCCCGAACTCCTCGCGGACGTCCGCGACCCGCTCGCGGATCGGGATGGCGGCCCGCTGCGGGTGATCTTCGACGCCAAACTCGACGTGGCAGATCCGACCACGCTCGTGGTCGCCGGCCCCGCAAACCCCCGACGCGGCGCGATCTCGGGGATTCTCGTGGTCGACGTGTCGGACCCTGCCCGCCCCGTGGAGGTCGCGTTCCACGCCACCGACTTCCCGGTCCACAACTGCTTCGTCCGCGACGGCCTCGCGTACCTCACCGGCAACGACGGCGGGCGGAACCCGATCGTGATCCTCGACGTCGAGACGGGAGCCGAGGTGGGCCGGTGGTCGGTCGCCGACGTCGCCGACGCCTGGGCCGCGGTGCCGAGCGGGCTCCGGAGCGTCCACGACGTCTACGTCGCCGACGACACCGCGTTCGTCGCACTCTGGGACGCCGGCACCTGGCTCCTCGACGTCTCCGATCCCGCCGAGCCGACCCTCCGTGGCCGGGTGGACGTGCCCGACCCCGAGCCGTTGGCGGAGCTCCCGGAGTCGGCCGTCCGCCGGCGGGCCACGCTGCCGCCGGGGAACCACCATTACGTCGCGACCGACGAGTCGGGCACGCTCCTCGGCGTCGGCCGGGAGTCGTGGGGGCGGCGAGTCGCGGACGACGCGACCGAAACCCCGGCGGCCAATGTCGCGGCCAACGACTCCGGGGCGTCCGGACCCGCCGCACCGCTCTCGGCCGCCCCCGACGCCGAGTTCGTCGGCGGCCCCTCGGGGATCGACCTCTGGGACGTGTCCGACCCCGCCGCGCCGGTCCCGCTGTCGACGGTCCCGGCGCCCGCCACCCCGGACCCGACCTACGGCGGCGTCTGGACCACCGCACACAACTTCGAGCTTTCGGGCGGCGTCCTCTACTCCTCGTGGTACCGCGGCGGCGTCAAGCGCCACGACGTCTCCGACCCGGCGGCGCCGACGGAAGCGTCGTGGTGGCGCGACCCCGACGCCGCGAGCTTCTGGACCGCCCGGTTAGCGGCGCCCGGCGAGCGCGAGGGCTTCTTCGTCGCCAGTAGTATGGGCGTCGGCGACGGCCCCGCCGGCCTGTACGCGTTCCCCGACCACGCGGGCGAGCAGGCCGATCCGTCAGGCGTGTTGCCGTCCGGGACCGCGACGCCGCGGCCACGGTACGGGACCGGGACGGCCGGCGGGTCGGACGCGACAACCCGGCCGGGGGCCGACGGCGGGATCAGTGCTCCCGGGTTCGGCGTCGCGGCCGGCGCCGGCGGGGTGGCGCTCGCGGCGTGGCGGCTCCTGCGTCGAGCCGAGGAGTGA
- a CDS encoding DUF6432 family protein: protein MRARREFRDRRDVEVEVLDALVDRADEGMTVFEVRAAVDTDIDEIEAALASLKQDGLISVRDGEDRVVILADDRVVPDPDADPHEEQGFLDAVRERLGL, encoded by the coding sequence ATGAGAGCGCGGCGCGAGTTCCGTGACCGGCGGGACGTTGAGGTGGAGGTCCTCGATGCACTCGTTGATCGCGCGGACGAGGGAATGACCGTCTTCGAGGTGCGCGCCGCCGTCGACACCGACATCGACGAGATCGAGGCGGCACTCGCGTCACTGAAACAGGACGGGCTGATCTCGGTCAGAGACGGCGAGGATCGGGTGGTGATCCTGGCCGACGACCGCGTGGTCCCCGATCCCGACGCCGACCCTCACGAGGAGCAGGGGTTCCTCGACGCCGTCCGCGAACGACTCGGGTTGTGA
- a CDS encoding DoxX family protein, translated as MATSTRQRLDNTVEFDLNGTLAGYWVAALRVITGYWFLHAGVTKFAFIAGEPFDASGWMLNATGGSPIHGFFVWAANTPWLLELTNFMIPVGETLIGLGLLVGALVRLAAFFGGVLMTFFYLGNAAWSHGFVNGDLLGLLMFVTIGMLGAGRVLGLDALLEGTDVGDTRTAKYLLG; from the coding sequence ATGGCAACGTCCACTCGGCAACGGCTGGATAACACCGTCGAGTTCGACCTGAACGGGACCCTCGCGGGGTACTGGGTGGCAGCGCTCCGCGTCATCACCGGCTACTGGTTCCTCCACGCCGGCGTGACCAAGTTCGCGTTCATCGCGGGCGAACCGTTCGACGCCTCGGGGTGGATGCTCAACGCCACCGGCGGGAGTCCCATCCACGGCTTCTTCGTCTGGGCGGCGAACACGCCGTGGCTGCTCGAACTCACGAACTTTATGATCCCTGTGGGGGAGACCCTGATCGGGTTGGGGCTGCTCGTCGGCGCCTTGGTGAGGCTGGCGGCGTTCTTCGGGGGCGTCCTGATGACGTTCTTCTACCTCGGCAACGCCGCCTGGAGCCACGGGTTCGTGAACGGCGACCTCCTCGGGCTCCTGATGTTCGTCACCATCGGGATGCTCGGCGCGGGTCGGGTGCTCGGGCTCGACGCGCTGCTCGAAGGAACCGACGTCGGCGACACCCGGACGGCGAAGTACCTCCTCGGGTGA
- a CDS encoding DUF5787 family protein, which produces MASTDTDSPREFAFELALCSVLEERTGWVIGRQLGAAVEAPGRRIADVAGVVPSPNFDARAEITADAIPLGAVESDVGAGRAVPRRRAVRESPSLRESTVDAAIEAGFFISERHDGREYVRQATRYPSGWFARLIGIENKPDLAEPGPLERQLRVDVELGVFDRVVVATESHVTRAHLNRLPPEAGVWRFDPDAGDRRVVREPTPLSVADPGIEVVAERPLETEIEVVGAEAKSRARRRIAERAYGKGWRTYDFPACARIDPTDDGRPYCAWFDRVVDPRRECGPDCPGHDPGARPDVDADALRDVRTPWRRDPPGVVRRQSGLDRFRTDGSTSSR; this is translated from the coding sequence ATGGCGTCGACCGACACCGACTCGCCGCGGGAGTTCGCCTTCGAGCTGGCGCTGTGCTCGGTGTTGGAGGAACGAACCGGCTGGGTGATCGGCCGCCAGCTCGGCGCGGCGGTCGAGGCGCCCGGCCGCCGGATCGCGGACGTCGCGGGCGTGGTTCCCAGCCCGAACTTCGACGCCCGCGCGGAGATCACGGCCGACGCGATCCCCCTCGGCGCGGTCGAAAGCGACGTGGGCGCCGGACGGGCGGTGCCGCGGCGGCGGGCGGTTCGGGAGTCGCCGTCCCTCCGGGAGTCGACCGTCGACGCCGCGATCGAGGCGGGCTTTTTCATCAGCGAGCGCCACGACGGCCGGGAGTACGTCCGGCAGGCCACCCGCTACCCCTCGGGGTGGTTCGCCCGACTGATCGGCATCGAGAACAAACCCGACCTCGCGGAGCCGGGCCCGCTCGAACGGCAACTCCGGGTCGACGTCGAACTCGGCGTGTTCGACCGGGTCGTGGTCGCGACCGAGAGCCACGTCACCCGCGCACACCTCAACCGGCTCCCGCCGGAAGCGGGCGTGTGGCGCTTCGACCCCGACGCCGGCGACCGCCGGGTCGTCCGCGAGCCAACCCCGCTTTCGGTCGCGGATCCCGGAATCGAGGTCGTCGCCGAGCGCCCGCTCGAAACCGAGATCGAGGTCGTCGGCGCCGAGGCGAAATCCCGGGCCCGCCGCCGGATCGCCGAACGCGCCTACGGCAAGGGGTGGCGGACCTACGACTTCCCGGCGTGTGCCCGGATCGACCCGACCGACGACGGGCGGCCGTACTGCGCGTGGTTCGACCGCGTCGTCGACCCCCGGCGGGAGTGCGGCCCCGACTGCCCCGGCCACGACCCCGGGGCCCGACCCGACGTCGACGCCGACGCGCTGCGGGACGTGCGGACGCCCTGGCGCCGGGATCCCCCCGGCGTGGTCCGCCGGCAGTCCGGGCTCGATCGGTTCCGGACCGACGGCTCGACGTCGAGCCGCTGA
- a CDS encoding geranylgeranyl reductase family protein, translated as MYDFAVVGVGPAGARFARRAAEAGYDVVAFEQGTVGTPLACSGHVSTDVWGYVPDDAKAELLQNRVYGARFRVGGPDTAAHPFYKSEEISNVIDRVELDRTLAACAEDAGADVREHHTVVDVAERHDAVDLTVSHADGTETVRAKMVAGCDGPTSRVRRQLDLPEPAELLHGVLAFDPAPDDGDFVDVHLTAPRFFAWRIPRGDAGVEYGLAAPPGESVNELFDRLTGVYGVETEHFCSGAIPIGPPERVHSRRAFLIGDAAAQTKPFTGGGILYGMTAADRAAEAVDPDDPGSIRDYESAWRSALSREIALGRWIRRAYSLPAPIQRVGLRTLSGEIGVHMDRPTSFFSREHLAKLVGR; from the coding sequence ATGTACGACTTCGCGGTCGTCGGCGTCGGTCCCGCCGGCGCGCGGTTCGCCCGGCGCGCCGCCGAGGCAGGGTACGACGTCGTCGCGTTCGAGCAGGGGACCGTCGGGACGCCGCTTGCGTGTTCGGGCCACGTTAGCACCGACGTCTGGGGGTACGTTCCCGACGACGCGAAGGCCGAACTCCTTCAGAACCGCGTCTACGGCGCTCGGTTCCGCGTCGGCGGCCCCGACACGGCCGCCCACCCGTTCTACAAGTCCGAGGAGATCTCGAACGTGATCGACCGGGTCGAACTCGACCGGACGCTCGCGGCGTGTGCCGAGGATGCGGGCGCGGACGTCCGGGAGCACCACACCGTCGTCGACGTCGCGGAACGCCACGACGCCGTCGACCTCACGGTCTCGCACGCCGACGGGACCGAAACTGTCCGGGCAAAGATGGTCGCGGGCTGTGACGGCCCGACCTCCCGGGTTCGCCGGCAGCTGGATCTCCCGGAGCCTGCGGAACTCCTCCACGGGGTGCTCGCGTTCGACCCCGCCCCCGACGACGGCGACTTCGTCGACGTCCATCTGACGGCGCCGCGCTTCTTTGCGTGGCGCATCCCCCGCGGCGACGCCGGCGTCGAGTACGGGCTTGCGGCGCCGCCCGGCGAGTCGGTCAACGAGCTGTTCGACCGGCTGACCGGCGTTTACGGCGTCGAGACCGAGCACTTCTGTTCGGGCGCGATCCCGATCGGGCCGCCGGAACGGGTCCACAGCCGGCGGGCGTTCCTGATCGGCGACGCCGCCGCCCAGACCAAGCCGTTCACCGGCGGTGGGATCCTCTACGGGATGACCGCGGCCGACCGGGCCGCCGAGGCCGTCGACCCGGACGACCCCGGATCGATCCGCGACTACGAGTCGGCGTGGCGGTCGGCGCTCTCCCGGGAAATCGCCCTGGGCCGTTGGATCCGGCGGGCGTACTCGCTGCCGGCGCCGATCCAGCGGGTCGGGCTGCGGACGCTTTCCGGCGAGATCGGCGTCCATATGGATCGACCGACCTCCTTCTTCTCCCGGGAGCACCTCGCGAAGCTGGTGGGTCGGTAG
- a CDS encoding DUF5611 family protein, which yields MKEYKMRRGETLEERIPDMESTVEAYFGPITGTTEYNGSDLYVVEEPENPVFERVVAGTVSYGSKKDRLGVEFEERDPTELGPDELEAAGEAVDMKNEFLLEATGRDAKSRRDSMKRDVEDDAPDY from the coding sequence ATGAAGGAGTACAAGATGCGTCGCGGGGAGACCCTCGAGGAGCGCATCCCGGACATGGAGTCGACCGTCGAGGCGTACTTCGGCCCGATCACGGGGACGACCGAGTACAACGGTAGCGACCTCTACGTGGTCGAGGAACCGGAGAACCCGGTGTTCGAGCGAGTGGTCGCCGGCACCGTCTCCTACGGCAGCAAGAAGGACCGGCTGGGCGTCGAGTTCGAGGAACGGGATCCCACGGAGCTCGGCCCCGACGAACTCGAAGCCGCCGGCGAGGCGGTCGATATGAAAAACGAGTTCCTGCTGGAGGCGACCGGTCGCGACGCGAAGTCCCGCCGCGATTCGATGAAGCGCGACGTCGAGGACGACGCACCCGACTACTGA
- a CDS encoding ROK family protein has product MANYVGVDLGATNVRAVAAGGDGTILGTAADDTPHGPTGIAVTEAVLGVVREACATAGIDPESVTAAGIGAIGPLDLAEGAVENPANLPDSIDRIPLTGPLSVLLDTDQVYLHNDTNAGVIGERFYSDRNPDDMVYLTISSGIGAGVCVDGHVLTGWDGNAGEVGHMTVDPQGRLTCGCGHDGHWEGYCSGNSIPRYAEYLHDAAPVETALPMDDPSFSAADVFDHDGTDDFATHVVDQVAHWNAMGVANIVHAYAPLVIYVGGAVALNNPERILEPIRERMAGMVMSNVPEIRLTTLGDEVVVKGALASAMTGGTGDRSLS; this is encoded by the coding sequence ATGGCCAACTACGTTGGTGTCGACCTGGGGGCGACGAACGTCCGGGCGGTCGCCGCCGGCGGCGACGGCACGATCCTGGGGACGGCCGCCGACGACACCCCGCACGGCCCGACCGGGATCGCCGTCACGGAGGCCGTGTTGGGGGTCGTCCGCGAGGCGTGTGCAACGGCGGGGATCGACCCCGAATCGGTCACCGCAGCGGGGATCGGCGCGATCGGCCCCCTCGACCTCGCCGAGGGGGCGGTGGAGAACCCCGCCAACCTCCCGGATTCCATCGACCGGATCCCGCTCACCGGGCCGCTGTCGGTGCTCCTCGACACCGACCAGGTGTATCTCCACAACGACACGAACGCGGGCGTGATCGGCGAACGGTTCTACTCCGACCGCAACCCCGACGATATGGTGTATCTCACCATCTCCTCGGGGATCGGCGCGGGCGTCTGCGTCGACGGCCACGTCCTCACGGGGTGGGACGGCAACGCCGGCGAAGTCGGACACATGACCGTCGACCCGCAGGGCAGACTCACCTGTGGGTGCGGCCACGACGGCCACTGGGAGGGGTACTGCTCGGGGAACTCCATCCCCCGGTACGCGGAGTACCTCCACGACGCCGCCCCCGTCGAGACCGCACTCCCGATGGACGATCCCTCGTTTTCGGCGGCGGACGTCTTCGACCACGACGGCACCGACGACTTTGCGACCCACGTCGTCGACCAGGTCGCCCACTGGAACGCGATGGGGGTGGCGAACATCGTCCACGCGTACGCGCCGCTCGTGATCTACGTCGGCGGCGCCGTCGCGCTCAACAACCCCGAGCGGATCTTAGAGCCGATCCGCGAGCGGATGGCGGGAATGGTGATGTCGAACGTCCCCGAGATCCGGCTGACCACCCTCGGCGACGAGGTGGTCGTGAAGGGCGCTCTGGCGAGCGCGATGACCGGCGGCACGGGGGACCGCTCGCTTTCGTGA
- the ygfZ gene encoding CAF17-like 4Fe-4S cluster assembly/insertion protein YgfZ: protein MTVVTGIHETYGATFVDRGGRRFVRDYGRPERTHRAVRNGVGVIEMAYGVVVVDGDDRIEFVDDTVSNRVPESEGSGVYALLLDPQGRIETDLYVYNAGERLLCFTPPERAAPVAEAWAENVFIRDVEVRAASADFAVFGVHGPESTEKVASVLNGAGSPEPELTFVRGSMGDEGVTVIAGDGLVGEEGYEVVCAADAADRVFEALLSFGMNAVPFGYRTWQTLTTEAGTPLFETELDGRIPNVLGLRNALDFEKGCYVGQEVVSKVENRGRPSQRLVGLRLDDDTEQLPDPGAAVTVGGDGIGEVTRAVTSPSLEEPIALALVDFDAGGESVSVDGDAGAIDAVRTPLPFVDGSAVSERLPVYSAA, encoded by the coding sequence ATGACTGTCGTCACTGGGATACACGAGACGTACGGTGCGACGTTCGTCGACCGTGGCGGCCGGCGGTTCGTCCGGGACTACGGCCGTCCGGAGCGGACGCACCGCGCCGTCCGCAACGGGGTCGGCGTGATCGAGATGGCGTACGGAGTGGTCGTGGTCGACGGCGACGACCGGATCGAGTTCGTCGACGACACCGTCTCGAATCGGGTGCCGGAATCCGAGGGATCCGGCGTCTACGCGTTGCTTTTGGACCCGCAGGGCCGCATCGAGACCGATCTCTACGTCTACAACGCCGGCGAGCGGCTGCTTTGTTTCACGCCGCCGGAGCGGGCGGCGCCCGTCGCCGAGGCGTGGGCCGAAAACGTGTTCATCCGCGACGTGGAAGTCCGGGCGGCGTCGGCCGACTTCGCGGTCTTCGGCGTCCACGGCCCGGAGTCGACCGAGAAGGTCGCCAGCGTCCTCAACGGCGCCGGGTCGCCGGAGCCGGAACTGACCTTCGTCCGCGGGTCGATGGGCGACGAGGGCGTGACCGTGATCGCCGGCGACGGCCTCGTGGGCGAGGAGGGATACGAGGTCGTCTGCGCCGCCGACGCCGCCGACCGGGTGTTCGAAGCCCTGCTTTCGTTCGGTATGAACGCCGTCCCGTTCGGCTACCGGACCTGGCAGACGCTCACGACGGAGGCCGGCACACCGCTGTTCGAGACCGAACTCGACGGCCGGATCCCGAACGTGCTCGGCCTCCGGAACGCGCTCGACTTCGAGAAGGGGTGTTACGTCGGCCAGGAGGTGGTCTCGAAGGTCGAAAACCGCGGACGGCCGAGCCAGCGGCTCGTCGGCCTCCGGCTCGACGACGACACCGAACAGCTCCCGGACCCCGGCGCGGCCGTCACCGTCGGCGGCGACGGGATCGGCGAGGTGACACGCGCCGTCACGAGCCCGTCGCTGGAGGAGCCGATCGCGCTCGCGCTCGTCGACTTCGACGCCGGCGGCGAGTCGGTGTCGGTCGACGGCGACGCGGGCGCGATCGACGCCGTCCGCACGCCGCTGCCGTTCGTCGACGGCAGCGCCGTCTCCGAGCGGCTCCCCGTCTATTCGGCGGCGTAG
- a CDS encoding NifU family protein, which translates to MSDPEDSLQRRIEEWMAGQMPIIQMHGGESVVRKADPDTGEVVVELGGACAGCGISDITADNIRSDLIMDFDAVDDVTVKVPSSGDHGNSTVEGGRGGELQYGTDDPGHF; encoded by the coding sequence ATGAGCGACCCCGAAGACTCCCTTCAACGCCGGATCGAGGAGTGGATGGCCGGCCAGATGCCGATCATCCAGATGCACGGCGGCGAGAGCGTCGTCCGGAAGGCCGACCCCGACACCGGCGAGGTGGTCGTGGAACTCGGCGGGGCGTGTGCGGGGTGTGGGATCTCCGACATCACCGCCGACAACATCCGGTCGGACCTGATTATGGACTTCGACGCCGTCGACGACGTGACCGTGAAGGTCCCCAGTTCCGGCGACCACGGTAACAGCACCGTCGAGGGCGGCCGCGGCGGGGAGCTCCAGTACGGCACCGACGATCCGGGCCACTTCTGA
- a CDS encoding DUF7093 family protein has translation MGLKCRLFGHTYGTPEVERSRKEEGDEVVVTIRNVKRCKRCGDERMVNQTKEVTSVRTPEEVGLDEAEGASTTPEPSGESDPAAEESPVTPAEPTATGADGTVDVTVEAEPEPTPDATDGPAEDGTAATAEASDAGPRADSSGPDEWDEDAVVEEPDDGWETGSDDWDDVEPDPDADDAVILDAEETERDEVQWPEESDADPEATAGEADPEVAADAVDPAGTTDESGTDAEIIDAEPAPEATSGWPDHDGADEGYSATPNADVDADFEGDGLTPEVNGGAPDDAAEVDGIAAGGGDDGAAEPTYVGADGADDPDAGQGFVRAGESTAEADVPADRVEFYCPNCGYAQVAGTSSMRAGDICPDCKQGYIAEREQ, from the coding sequence ATGGGACTGAAATGCCGCCTCTTCGGGCACACGTACGGGACCCCCGAGGTCGAGCGCAGCCGCAAGGAGGAGGGTGACGAGGTCGTCGTCACCATCCGGAACGTCAAGCGGTGCAAGCGCTGTGGTGACGAGCGGATGGTAAACCAGACCAAGGAGGTCACGTCGGTCCGTACCCCCGAGGAAGTAGGCCTCGACGAGGCCGAAGGGGCGTCGACGACCCCGGAGCCGTCGGGCGAGTCCGACCCCGCGGCGGAGGAGTCGCCGGTGACGCCGGCAGAGCCGACGGCGACCGGGGCGGACGGCACTGTCGACGTGACCGTAGAGGCCGAACCGGAGCCCACCCCCGACGCGACGGACGGTCCCGCCGAGGACGGCACTGCGGCCACAGCGGAGGCCTCCGATGCGGGCCCCCGGGCCGACAGCTCCGGACCGGACGAGTGGGACGAGGACGCGGTCGTCGAGGAACCCGACGACGGCTGGGAGACGGGTAGCGACGACTGGGACGACGTCGAGCCGGATCCGGACGCCGACGACGCGGTCATCCTCGACGCCGAGGAGACCGAACGCGACGAGGTCCAGTGGCCCGAGGAGTCGGACGCCGACCCCGAAGCCACCGCCGGCGAAGCCGATCCCGAGGTGGCCGCCGACGCCGTCGACCCGGCGGGGACGACGGACGAGTCGGGGACCGACGCCGAGATCATCGACGCCGAGCCGGCCCCGGAGGCCACGAGCGGCTGGCCCGACCACGACGGCGCCGACGAGGGGTACTCGGCGACGCCGAACGCCGATGTCGACGCCGACTTCGAGGGTGACGGACTGACGCCCGAGGTGAACGGCGGCGCGCCCGACGACGCCGCCGAGGTCGACGGCATCGCGGCGGGCGGGGGAGACGACGGCGCCGCAGAGCCGACGTACGTGGGCGCCGACGGCGCAGACGACCCCGACGCCGGCCAGGGGTTCGTCCGAGCGGGGGAGTCGACGGCCGAAGCGGACGTTCCGGCCGATCGGGTCGAGTTCTACTGCCCGAACTGCGGCTACGCCCAGGTCGCCGGCACCTCGTCGATGCGCGCCGGCGACATCTGCCCCGACTGCAAGCAGGGGTACATCGCCGAACGCGAACAGTAG
- a CDS encoding sensor histidine kinase has protein sequence MRTIAEHRTVASDVETESERLWVPVAVGIGLVAVLVAESVAIGAGTYVPANGHVSGVVTALPFIGILLYGSYRVEKGSLDHDRYLRISRWSLGGAAVFLLINIGVMATRPLGGGLPLLVSWTRWAVSIGGGTGFLVGVFEARAIERQLDAERSRIRQEELRSERDRLEEFADIVSHDLRNPLNAASGHLELARDADPEAVEDHLDRVESALGRMHRILEDTLTLAREGKTAGDTTTVDIGTLTTECWGRVDGIDAELVVEEAGTIRADPDRLSHVFENLLANAVEHGGRDVTVRVGPLGDGDAVGFYVEDDGDGIPERERDRVFEKGYSADDGTGFGLAIVERIVDAHGWSVRVTEGAAGGARFEITGVEPAETAPTAGPAAVEG, from the coding sequence GTGAGAACCATAGCCGAACACAGGACCGTGGCTTCCGACGTCGAAACGGAGAGCGAACGGCTGTGGGTGCCCGTAGCGGTGGGCATCGGGCTCGTGGCGGTCCTGGTGGCGGAGTCGGTCGCAATCGGCGCGGGGACGTACGTCCCCGCGAACGGACACGTGAGCGGCGTCGTGACCGCGCTGCCGTTCATCGGGATCCTCCTCTACGGGAGCTACCGGGTCGAGAAGGGGTCGCTCGACCACGACCGGTATCTTCGGATCAGCCGGTGGAGCCTGGGCGGGGCCGCGGTCTTTCTGCTCATCAACATCGGAGTGATGGCGACCCGACCGCTGGGCGGTGGGCTCCCGCTTCTCGTGAGTTGGACGCGGTGGGCCGTGTCGATCGGCGGCGGCACCGGGTTCCTGGTCGGGGTCTTCGAGGCCCGAGCGATCGAACGCCAGCTCGACGCCGAGCGGAGCCGGATCAGACAGGAGGAACTGCGCAGCGAGCGGGACCGGCTCGAAGAGTTCGCGGACATCGTCTCTCACGACCTCCGAAACCCGCTGAACGCCGCGTCGGGACACCTCGAACTCGCTCGGGACGCCGATCCTGAGGCCGTCGAGGACCATCTGGATCGGGTGGAATCCGCGCTCGGACGGATGCACCGGATCCTCGAAGACACGCTGACGCTCGCCCGCGAGGGAAAGACCGCCGGCGACACCACCACGGTCGATATCGGGACGCTCACGACCGAGTGTTGGGGGCGCGTCGACGGCATCGACGCGGAACTGGTGGTCGAAGAGGCCGGGACGATTCGGGCGGATCCCGACCGCCTCAGCCACGTCTTCGAGAACCTCCTGGCCAACGCGGTCGAACACGGTGGGCGCGACGTGACCGTCCGCGTCGGCCCGCTGGGTGACGGCGACGCCGTCGGGTTCTACGTCGAGGACGACGGCGACGGGATCCCAGAACGGGAACGGGACCGGGTGTTCGAGAAGGGCTACAGCGCCGACGACGGGACCGGGTTCGGGCTCGCGATCGTCGAGCGGATCGTCGACGCTCACGGGTGGTCGGTCCGCGTGACCGAAGGAGCCGCGGGCGGCGCCCGGTTCGAGATCACCGGCGTCGAGCCGGCGGAGACGGCGCCCACAGCCGGTCCGGCCGCGGTCGAAGGGTGA